The Acomys russatus chromosome X, mAcoRus1.1, whole genome shotgun sequence genome segment tttctgttgttttaaaaataatgtgtgtgtgtgtgtgtgtgtgtgtgtgtgtgtgtgtgtgtgagagagagagagagagagagagagagagacagagacagagacagagacagagacagagagacaggagagagagacagaagagacagagacagagacagagacagagacagagagacagagagagacagagagacacagagggagacagagatagagacggagacagagaacaaggaaagagagagagagagagagagagagagagagagagagaggctggaagTAGAAGAAGTAGAATAGGGTATTAGTCCAGGGATGTGACTTATTGACTATTTAGCATGTATGAGGCTCTGGAGTCAATCCTTGGCACTGTAACAACAGGGAGGTGGATTTTTAGCCTGATTTATCTTAGTGGACCCAATATAACCATATGAACTCTATGAGAAactaagaaattttatttattggtatCAGGAGAAGTGGTAgaaagagaagttaaaaaaaaaaaaaaaaaaaaaaaaactcaaagaataGCCAGGcggtggaggcgcacgcctttaatcccagcacttgggaggcagaggcaggtggatctctgtgagtttgaggccagcctggtctacaaaagcgagtccaggacagccaggactgttacacagagaaaccctgtctcaaaaaaacctaaaaaaaaaaaagagaaagtttcaatatgctgttgttggtttggggATACAGGAACTTATGATCAAAGACTGAAGAAATGCCTGTAGTATGTAAGGGTAGTCTCCAgataacaacaaagaaacaggGACCTTAGTCACATAATCATAAGATACTTGGGTCTTCCAGCAACTTGAAATGAACCTGGAAGAAGATTTCACCCAGAATTTCCTGATGATAAACAACTGTATTTTGCAACTGAGCAAATATcatacgaactcacagagaatgaagaagCAATCGCAGGGGTTTACATTGGGTCTGCGTcaggtcctctgtatatatactatagctttcagtttaatacttttatgggactcctaaaTGTgtaaacaagtgggtctctgattatTGTCTCTTCTCCTGGGgctcctttatttgttttttgttttttgtgttttgttttagcttggCTTGCCTAATTTTGATATGATGGGTTTTgtcttatcatattttattttgtcatgtttggttatTATCTCTtaaaagcctgttcttttctaatgagaaaaaagGGAGTGGatataaatgggaaaggaggtggagaggagctgaaaggagtagagggagagtaagagaaaagaatctgtttaataaaagggggggggacaAACTTGATTTTAGTCTAGTGAGAGTTTAAAACCCAATTATGACAAGTGGGCCATCTGTCATAAAGAACTCTGAGATAGGAGAGCCTATAAAAGATACTAATGAAGTCTCTCTAGCATTCTTTTAGTTAGTGTTTGTTTGGTATACCCGTCTCCATCCTTTTGATTTTAAGTTATCTGATTGTGTCCTGTGGATTTCTTACACATAGTATAGTATATAGTTTCTTATTTATCCAACATAATCATCTTTGTCTTCATATTGGCATTTAGACTGTTTACATTTAATATCTGTGTGAGCTATCAGCTCCCctgtaactggaattacagacagttgtgaactgccatgtgggtgctgggaaacgactctgggtcctttggaggagcagctagtgctcttaacctctgagccatctctccagagccttAATGTTGTTTTAAACACCAATGAAAACAGACTTTTAACCACCTTCTTGCTACTGCCTAGAAACTGCCTCCTCGCAGTAACCTAGGGCAATACTGGCTTTAccctctttgtttccttcctgtttccttctgttctttacCGCCTATTATCAAAGTGGTGCGTATTTTGGTGAGTTCCTTTTTTTATGGtagaaagataatttttaatttgtgttagCTATGTTGATTATATTAAATACTGAGTTTTTTTACGGCCTTTTCACATatataatgtttgtttttaaatcatattcACTACCCATTATCCTTTCCTGTTCATTTCCCACCCCCACAGATAGTCTCCTTCTTTCCACCTATTCCCTCCTCCACTTTCATGTATAATATATCTTAATGTGCCACTGCATTTCATGAGGATTGCTTACAGACTCCCGGGTAAGAGCTTATTTTCAGAAGCATGGGCTCCTTATGAGCAGCCCTGTCAGTGAAAAAAGTATCTTTCCCTTCTTCAGGGACCATTTAACAACCTGTAGAGAGTCAGTGAATGATAGGTCCTCCTGAGGTCTCTATAGGCCCATAAGTCCtggggagaaaaagggagaatCATATTCCTGTTTTTATATCAAGCCTAGAAGTAAACATGCTTGACATTGTCATTTCATATCATTTCAAAGACATCTATCAAAGTTCTTTTCTATTTGTGACATGAGTGTAGATGTGTGTATAATTTACTCAGCCATTGAAAGTattataattatgtatgtatgtcatgGAAATATAAATGActgctcatttttgttttgtatggttttgtttgcttttaaaggttttttattcatgcatatgtatatgtttatatgaacATATGCCACCAATGTGGTTTTGCCcatagaggacagaagagggtgtctaatctactggagttggagttatagacagttgtggcCCACTTCGTGTGCATGCTGAcaaccaagctcaggtcctccagaaaaggaagaagtacTCGTAACTTTTGATCCACCTCTTTAGGTTCCTTTGttctgtctttgagacagggtttcatactGTTGtacaggctggcttggaactcactgtttagCACAAGATAGCCTGGAAGTCACAatgttcctcttgcctcagctacccaagtgttgggattatagatatgAGCTACCATACTTGGTTATAGGATAGGAGTTTTATAGGATATTATTATCCCCAGGAATACTTTTCTGAGAGTAGGATCAAATAATCAATGACAGAGCTTGACCTTATCCTAAACATTCCATGTTGTGGTATAGTTAGTTGCTTCTACCTGAGACAGTTCCTCATCtaacttgtttttctgttttgataacCTTCCAATTAACTCTGGAACCAGTGCTGTGGTCACCACCTCTCTCTTTCCTACTGCCTCAGTTAGATCCCATACTTTCTTTTCCTAGCTACCATCTCATTTTTTTCATACTACCATTTACACaaatattatactttattttaactGTGCCTTGGTATGTAGACTTATATTGGAAAACTGTTCGAAATAGAGACgtaattacttttgttttatcaCCTCTAACACAATATGTTTTCTACATAGACTTTTAAATAAATGGTTATTGAATTAGtgactttaaaatgtgtgtttacttagttttgttttctgtgtatgagtgttttgcctgcatgcatgacTGTGCACCCTGTatgtgcagtgcccttggagtcTAGAAAAAGAGGTTCTACCTTATGGAATATGAGTTATAGACAATCATTAGCTGCCTTCTAcgtattgggaactgaaccttctggaaaagcagccagttaTCTTAACTGTTGAATCATCTTTCCTGCCCTGAATTAGTGACTTTTTTATGAGCTGAAAATGTTTCTGTTATTTCTCCTCATTTCATTATcagatatttgtttaaaaaatgaactcTTTTTTCATCATTTTGCTTTTCTCCTAGTAAATTCCTCATCTATGCCTGTTTGCTGCTCTTCTCTGTGCTACTGGCCCTTCGTTTGGATGGCATCATTCAGTGGAGCTACTGGGCTGTCTTTGCTCCAATATGGTTGTGGAAGTTAATGGTCATTGTCGGAGCATCAGTTGGAACCGGAGTCTGGGCACGAAATCCTCAATATCGGTAATGCTGCTTTATAAAACCCACTGGTCTATATTTTGAGAGAACAAAATCTTGATGGTTCTCACCAGAGATAACATAAGGACAGTGTCTTCCTATTTCAAGTTTTATGAGAACTAAAGTCCAGCAAACATTTCTGGGCAGGGTTTTGAAAATGTGGattcttggtgtgtgtgggggggggaggggagggagtacaaggaggagaaagaggggaggggaagaggaagaggggaggggaggagagaagagaaaggagagaggaaagagaatgatttttcaagacttattttttattttattcatgtgaatGTATACTCCATGTATAagggtacccatggaggccagaaaagagtgaaGGGTCCCTGTGgctgagttacaggtggttgtgagctacccagtgtgagtgctggggactgaactcaagtcttttgGAAGAATAGCAACCACTCTTAACCCAAAACTGTGGCTGTatatctctctccttttcttttctttttttttttgatttttcaaaacagtttctctatataacagccctttctgtcttggaacttactctgtagactaggatggcctcgaactcatagagatccacttgcctctacctccagctTGCTGAGATTATGGCGTGTGCCACAATACCCAGCTCATGTATCTCTTTTGTATGAGAAAAAATCGGAtatcaaatatttttcaagaaaaaaaatgctaattGATACTTAAAAGTTATATgtactttttctctgttttcatatttttcaagtaaagaaaaaagttgCGTTTGTGGCTGCTTGGGTGTATGGTGTGCACAGATACAGTCATTCCTCTGTGACCACTATTCAGCAGTGTGGAATATTTGTCACATAGGGCAAGTGTATAAGAAATGTTTATCTGTATTTTCAATGAAGATTGTAGGCCTTTAAAATGCattataagtatttttaaatttaatttattaaaagtttATGTATATAGCCAATTAAACTCATTTTTCTTGAGCAAAACTTTAactcatttgttctttttaatttacaggttttaattaattattatagtgaaataaagtttaataaaaagACTCTTAAtactttttatgtgcattttaaagCAGCACCTAAGAAAATTGCCATATCTTGTTGAATGTAACCTACACTTGCAGATGAAGCTAaagttatatttataatattgcatgaaatgtgatttttgttgtttttaactcaGTGAGAAGTGAAGATCATGAGACCTAAGAGATATCTGAAGACTCTTTGCAACAGAAGTAATTAATAGAATAATCTTGGAAGTCACTCTTAGAGTTGAATTGAAAGTTATGAACATAAGTGCTCCTGGATATTTGAACAATTGTTCATTAAGGATAAGTTTAAGTTGGCTTTCTATTTCATCTCCTTTTTGGGTTtctctttggttgtttttgtttttgtgtttttttaatgtgtgtgtttttatatttacagTTGAAATTCAGAATGTGAATGGAGTTGGTATTTACTGTGAACAGTTTACCTGTACTAAGGATTCtgaatgtgttttttctttctctccttctcctcctatcCCCTTTTAGAGCAGAAGGAGAAACGTGTGTGGAGTTTAAAGCCATGTTGATTGCTGTGGGCATTCATTTGCTCTTGCTGATGTTTGAAGTTTTGGTCTGTGACAGGATTGAAAGAGGAAGCCATTTCTGGCTTCTAGTCTTCATGCCGTTGTTCTTTGTTTCCCCGGTGTCAGTTGCAGCATGTGTCTGGGGCTTTAGGCATGACAGGTCACTAGAGGTGAGACTTATGGATTTaatcatgcttttaaaaacatttaccttGATGTCATTCTCTTCTCCTTTGTAAGGAACAGACTAACCCTCAACTCTTGATCATGGTTTACAAGAGAACAAAGACCTTCAGCTTTCTCTTAGTGTCCTGTCTTCTAAGCTACCTGTGTCTGTCAGTCTTGTGAGACAACCAGTAGGACAGATGGagatatatagatagagagagagagagagagagagagagagagagagagagagagagagattttaaggAATGGATCCACATGGCTGTGGGCCTGGCCACCTATGTGTAGAGCAGGCAGGCTGGGGACTCAGTAGGAGCTGACACTCCAGATTGGctgaatttcttcctttctaggAAACATCTGCCTTTGCTTTTAAAGCCTCCAGCTGTTTGGATGAGGGCCACTTACCCTAAAGTAGTGAGAATAATCTCCTTTAAAAATTTGATGCTGTCACAGGAACATGTACACTAGTATTTAATTGTATCATAGATGTGTGTGTCTtggaaataaagcaaaacataaaagGGTTAGTATTGTCTGCAGTCTGAGATTTCCACAGGGAATTATAGAGCATGTTTCCcaggaaaaaaagcagagagTGTGACTGCAAATGTCTTGTTTCCGCCTGTGCAGATAAAAGAATTGGAAGCTGGTCCCTAATTTCCCAGGGATATTTGAGCCTTTGCTTTTCTTAAGAACTTCCATGTTATCCATCTTCTCTCTTTTCAGGCCTGTCTCTTCAGCATTTATTCTGGAGTCTGGCCACACTCATCCCAGAAACGTTGACTTAGAATAGGGGATGAGGCAGTAGGGCCTCATGTATCCATTCTTGCCTCACAAAGCTGGACTATAGCAGAAAAAGGAGTTAGGCCGGTGGTGCTGAATCAGGAGAGGTGAACTTACTTGTACTTGGACATTTTGGGTTTAATGGGGAATTGGCAACTAGTTTCTTATCGGGAAATGTCAATAGCATAGACAGAATTAATGATGCAGTACCAAAACTATAATTGAAGTGGCAAGGTCCTCAAAGAGCTGGAAAAGAAGGCATGGTATTTAGGGCACATTCTTGGGTAGAAGTAAAAGGAAATTTGAGCATGGCTGTAAGCATAGATTATTGTtggcaaaggcaggaaggagactTGGAGGAAATATACTGTAGattgcctcttttttctttcttttttttttttagaaaaaggtCACAACTGGGCCAATAACATTCAGATCTTAAGCAACCAAAGGGCCAAGGTACCAACTGGCCTGAAGTATGAGACAAAACACTGTGCACAATTCCCCTCAGCATGATACTACTGTGCTTTGCTATTACCAAAATATATCAGAAGCTTCCATCATAACATCATTAAAGTTTTACCATATTATAATTTCCATGGCCTATTAGTGTGTTAAACAAATAACCACTGTATTAAATGCAACTTGTTTaactgcttcttttctttgtttttagctaGAAATCCTGTGTTCGGTCAACATTCTCCAATTTATATTCATTGCCTTAAGACTGGACAAGATCATCCACTGGCCCTGGCTTGTATGTagctttttaaatctttaaacattttattatggaaataattcatattactttcagaaaacttgttttaaaaaacaagcaagcatgaACAACAGGCTAATGATCATACATAGTACCAACACTGGGAGCTAACATTGTGGATTTTATTCCCTTGTACACAAGTAGTTGAGATTACTCTAACATTTTtatcctgttttttaaattttagaatagcATAAGCATTTGCTCATATCAATAAATATCATTGTAAACATAACAGTTAAGGCTTCATTGATTCATAAGTTGCACTTATGAAACATGTCCTTGTTTCTAAATGCTTCAGTTGCCGCTAATATTTGTTATTTCAAAATGTAcccatgtatatgtatattaagtTTTCTAAACTTTAAACTGACACCCTAGTTATATATGTTTATGAGGAACACTAGAACCTTTCATTGtgtgtttataatatataataatcaaaTCAGTTTAATTACCGTATCTATTACCTCAGACATTTATTTGTGCAAGGCATGTTCTAAATGCTATTCTCTTTTAGCTATTTTGAACCATTTAACTATATCAATCATAATTATCCTACAGTTCTATAAACATTACAAACATTTATAATcttataaaaaagatttttttgccTCAAGCTTctggaatattttatatatgaaaattctttgtttaatattttattgttttcttagaaagtattctagaaaatattttattgagttacagataatttaaaagttttgagactgtaatttttatgtatatgagtgtttccCAGAATGTATGTCAGTGAACCATATGTCTTCAGAAGGAAGCCAGAATAGAGGGCATAAGATTtttctgggactggagctacagatggttgtgagccaccatgtgggtaatgggaattgaacccaggccctccaGCAAGTATTCTAATCCAGTGAACCTTCTCTACAGCCCCAAAATGGAAgccttttaaaggatttttttccatgtttagttagtgtacaaaataatgttttttgttttatttatttatttatttatttattttcatgtgtgtatgtcacTCATTATTGTTTGGGTAAATTTGTCTCTTGTTCCTCCATCTTGCtagccctttcttctctccaaacaAACACTTTCTACTTTCCTGTCATGTATACACATGTTTAAATCTAGATTccacatataaaacatatatttgcCTTTCTTTTACTGTCTATTATCCTTTCTTGTTCCTGCATTTATACCCTTTTATCCTAACAGACTCACTTtcatgtcattcattcattcacacacacacacacacacacacacacacacacacacaccatgcacgtgcacatacacacaacatgcacacacacagacatttataCACATACTTTTAACAAATATAGATTATGAGGCTGGATTTAACTCatgttccaaggaatctgatgccttcttctaggcccccatgggcactgcacaaaTATGGTTCAAGAAATACATTCAGGGAAAACATCCCATAcacataacattaaaataaaccattctttaaaaatgtagattGGGTGGAAAGCttgtaaattatttaaatatgtacattGCATAGACTATCAAGTTGCTTTTCAGAAAACCTGTACCTGCTTCTACTATTAAAGGGTAGAGTTTTAAGTCATCTTTCTAAAACATGGATTCAGCTAATGGTTGGTTAAAAGTGGCTGCATAGATGAAGGggatacatatataaataacaaaaactatACACTAGACAACATAGTATTATTTCAAGTAGTAATAGTTTAGGAAAGAAGATTGGGCTGTGGTTGtaattcagttggtagagtgtttacctaACATGTACAAAATTCTGGGTTCAATTACCATTCCTGAATAAGCCAGGCCaggtggcacatgtttgtaatgcTAGTACTAGGAAGTatagacaggaggatcagaagttcagggttaGCCTTAGCTACATGAcaagtttagggccagcctgtgctacataagacTATATCTCAAGGGGTTAtaacagtattttaatttttgaatagaTTATGTTTTATTTGCTGCTtaatgtatagtgtgtgtgtgtgtgtgtgtgtgtgtgtgtcggtacATTTGTATGTGTAGATACATGTATTTGTGGGTGTGTGACTGTGGAAACGTTTTTGTAAATATGTATCAAAACTTTGACTTTGGGcttaaagagatggctcattagCTAAGAACACTGCATGCTCtgctagaggtcctgagtttgattctcaggacCACATTAtgtctcacagccatctctaatgggatctgatgccctcttctggcttgaaaGGGTGCTCatgaataagtaaacaaacaaacaaattaattatttaatctttatttttaaaaaagtttaactTCTGACTAATGTATACAAAGGAcccaattaaaataataaggacTTAttcctatgtacacacacagtccCCACATACATAGGTGATTGAGGGAGTAGTGACTGTTGGTGTTGATGCCAAGTAAGAATAAGAGTGGAAGAACGGCCAAGTGCGCTGAGTAACTGTGAGCAAATGGATATGTGAGAGTAGATGCGACTGATGGAGGGAGTCTGCAAGTGAATGTGAGAGCAGGGATGTGTGAGGGAGTGTGAGTGGAAATTTGACAGAGTGAGAGTGTAAGTGAGCAATACGTCTTATGTGAGTGGCTAGACAGAGTGAGCATGAGGGTTATTTAAATAAGGGAATATGAGTGTGTGATAGTGAGGAAGTGAGGATGTAAATGAGAGTAAGTGTCAAGAAGTGAGTGAGAGTGCCTGACAGCAAGAGAGTGCGAATGAACGTATGAGAGTGAGTAGTGAGGAAGAGACAGAATGGCTGCGACAGTGAAGAGGTGATTCTAGTGGGATGGAGTGCATGCATGAGTGGCAAtgagtgggagaggaagagataaTTATATATGAATGACTAAGAATGAGGAAGTGAGTGCAATGACAGTGGGGGTAATGTGAGGGGCTGTGATGGAGTTAATAATGACTGTGGGAACGAGAGAATGACCGGGTGTGCGTGCATGTTTAATAAGTGATTGggagtaaggtgtgtgtgtgtgtgtgtgtgtgtgtgagagagagagagagagagacagacagacagacagacagacagacagacagagacagagagagagagagacagagacagagagagagagagagagagagagagagagagagagagagagagagagagagagagagagatatggcaATGTGGCAGGAAGTTACTGAAAGTAAGGGGCTAGGAATAACTGAGAATGACGGAGTATGGGAGTGACAGAGTGAGGCAATGTGGGGATGGTTTGCGGGAGCATGAAAATGAGTGAATGACAAAATAGGTGACTTGAGAGTGAGGGAATGTGTtaggaagaaatttaaaatttctttgctTGGAGATCCAGATGGAAGGTTGTTACCTGAAGGGAAGAGGGCCTAATGACATCATTTCCTGGATGGAAGTCCTATGGGGTTTCCCGTGCTATCTCCATGACAGTCCTGGGCAGTAGGACTGTCTTTAGTCATGCTTCTGCTTGACTACCTGAAGAGACCCAGCAAAATGATAATGGCATCTATCAGAGGCCTTAGGGAAATTCTCAACATATTACGTTTCTACTTCTCTGAAGGTTGTATGTGTCCCTCTGTGGATTCTCATGTCCTTCTTGTGCTTGGTGGTCCTCTATTACATTGTGTGGTCGGTTCTGTTCCTGCGCTCCATGGACGTGATCGCAGAACAACGCAGGACACATATAACCATGGCACTGAGCTGGATGACCATTGTCGTGCCTCTTCTTACTTTTGAGGTAAGCTTTCTATAGGAAATCTCTTGTATTCCCACAGTCTATCCTTAGCTTGGATAGCATCTAGCATAGCTAGGTAAATATACCACTATCCTTGTGAGAGAAAGTGCAGAGGGAACTGGGGACCACGAGAATGTGCTTTCAGGATTCACAGAGAGCAGTACACATTTCTAGCCACAAGGCATTTGCCCGTATACAGCTTCTACTTTCTAAAAGTATTGAATATCCTTGTTTTGTATTAGAGTTTGACACAGAAATCTAAACTAGATATTATTGGCTCATTTGAACAAATCCTATGAGGAGCCTCTCATAAAACTCCTAGAAGTGAGAATCTTTCAGCTGGGTGGACATTTGTTTGGCCCTGGGGACAGATGGGAAATCTCCATGGTCATTTCATCCTGGATGGATGGTTTGTGGCTTTTACCTATGGTggccttccctcttcccagacatGATCCATAGAGGGAGAGCAATGGGGACAACTGCAGACTTGGTCCATTTTTGTGATGCATCAGTACCACTTTAACTTTGTCTTTCTCTAGATCCTGCTGGTTCACAAACTGGATGGCCACAATGCTTTCTCCTGTATTCCAATATTTGTTCCCCTGTGGCTCTCACTGATCACATTGATGGCAACAACATTTGGACAGAAAGGAG includes the following:
- the Tmem185a gene encoding transmembrane protein 185A isoform X2, whose product is MPLLPMTDKFLIYACLLLFSVLLALRLDGIIQWSYWAVFAPIWLWKLMVIVGASVGTGVWARNPQYRAEGETCVEFKAMLIAVGIHLLLLMFEVLVCDRIERGSHFWLLVFMPLFFVSPVSVAACVWGFRHDRSLELEILCSVNILQFIFIALRLDKIIHWPWLVVCVPLWILMSFLCLVVLYYIVWSVLFLRSMDVIAEQRRTHITMALSWMTIVVPLLTFEILLVHKLDGHNAFSCIPIFVPLWLSLITLMATTFGQKGGNHWWFGIRKDFCQFLLEIFPFLREYGNISYDLHHEDNDETEETPVPEPPKIAPMFRKKTRVVITQSPGKYVLPPPKLNIEMPD
- the Tmem185a gene encoding transmembrane protein 185A isoform X1, with protein sequence MNLRGLFQDFNPSKFLIYACLLLFSVLLALRLDGIIQWSYWAVFAPIWLWKLMVIVGASVGTGVWARNPQYRAEGETCVEFKAMLIAVGIHLLLLMFEVLVCDRIERGSHFWLLVFMPLFFVSPVSVAACVWGFRHDRSLELEILCSVNILQFIFIALRLDKIIHWPWLVVCVPLWILMSFLCLVVLYYIVWSVLFLRSMDVIAEQRRTHITMALSWMTIVVPLLTFEILLVHKLDGHNAFSCIPIFVPLWLSLITLMATTFGQKGGNHWWFGIRKDFCQFLLEIFPFLREYGNISYDLHHEDNDETEETPVPEPPKIAPMFRKKTRVVITQSPGKYVLPPPKLNIEMPD
- the Tmem185a gene encoding transmembrane protein 185A isoform X3, with amino-acid sequence MVIVGASVGTGVWARNPQYRAEGETCVEFKAMLIAVGIHLLLLMFEVLVCDRIERGSHFWLLVFMPLFFVSPVSVAACVWGFRHDRSLELEILCSVNILQFIFIALRLDKIIHWPWLVVCVPLWILMSFLCLVVLYYIVWSVLFLRSMDVIAEQRRTHITMALSWMTIVVPLLTFEILLVHKLDGHNAFSCIPIFVPLWLSLITLMATTFGQKGGNHWWFGIRKDFCQFLLEIFPFLREYGNISYDLHHEDNDETEETPVPEPPKIAPMFRKKTRVVITQSPGKYVLPPPKLNIEMPD